The Streptomyces puniciscabiei genomic interval CGTGCTTATGCCCATCCCGTTTCGGAGCAGAGGCGGCCGGCGCGGATGCCCTCGATGACCACCCGCGTGTAGGGGACGAGGTCTTCGGGGAGTGCCGCCGGGTCCCAGAATGTCCACTGGGTGCACTTGTCCGGCTCGCGCAGTTCGGGTTCGCCGGTCCAGGTCCGGGCGCGGAAGAACAGGCCCATGCGGGGCTGGTCCCCGGCATTGTCGATGTGGTGGACGACGTGGACGAGTTCGACGTCCTGCGGCTCGATCTGCAGACCGGCCTCCTCTCTGGCCTCCCTGATCAGGCACGTGATCGCGCTCTCCTGCTCGCAGTGGCCGGCCAGGACGTGCCAGGTGGAGGGCGCGAACGCGGAGTCGGGGTGGCGCAGCCCGAGCAGCACCGTTCCGTCGGGACGCTCCAGGTAGAGGTGGACGCCGATGACGTTGAGGACCGTGCCGTGCGGGGAGGCCGGGCCGCGCTCATCGTCCGAGGCGGTCCCGGTCTGCGACGCGGTGCAGGAAGCGCCGGCCGGACGGCTGGCGGCGTGGCGTCGTACGAGGGCGCTGGTGGTGGGCGCGATGCGTAGGCGGTGGAGGTCGTCGGGGGCGAACCAGGCCAGCATCACCCCTTCGGTCAGGTGGAGTTCGCGGGGATCGCCGTTCCAGCGACCGGCGTAGATGGCGATGGGCACGGTCGCGCCGACGTCGTCGGTTGCTTCCTCGATGCCGAACGGGGTCAGGTCGGCGATGTGGAGGCCAGCTTCCTCGTCCAGCTCGCGCCGCACGGTGTGTTCCAGGGTGGCATCCTGGGGCTCTCGGCCGCCGCCCAGCAGTGACCACATGCCCGGCTCCCAGATCTGGCCGGGGAAGTAGTCGCGCAGATGGAGCAGGTACTCACCTCGGTCGTTGTAGATCAGAGCTGAGGCGTTGGCGGTCTCCGGTTCGACGCCGGGCGTGAGCTTGAGCAGCTTCTCGCGCAGAGAGGACGAGTACACCCTGTCCACGGGCCGCCACTCGATGCCACCGACTTCTTCTTCCTGCAGCACTACCGGCACCTCTGTCGCCGTGTGCAGGCGGAAGAGGAAGCGCAGGTCGAAGTGCTGGTGCCCGGGTTCGCCTTTGCTCGGGCGGGCGTCGATGTCGTGGATGTCGATGTCGAACGGCACGGTCTCGTATCCGGGCCACGGTGCCACGGCCTGGGCTGAGATCCCGGTCTCCTCGTGCAGCTCCCGAAGGGCTGTCCCTGCCAGGGACTCGTCTTCGGGCTCGGCGTGCCCGCCTGGCGGGAGTACCTTCCCGCTTGCCAGGTGAAGCACGTGCAGGACGCGGCCGAGCTGGTCGACGACGATGGCACCGCAGGTGACGTGCCCGGAAAAGGTGGAGCGACTGGCGATGCTGGTGGGCCGCTTGAGGGCTTCCAGGAGGCCGCCGAGTTGCGGTCGCTCGTGAGGGTGACGAGCGAGGTAGGTCTCGACGGTGGTACGGATGTGGTCGTGCGACAGCGGCATGGATGTACCTCAGAGAGCGCAGAGCGGAACGAGTCGAGGCGGGGTGGTCCTTCGTGTCAGCTCAGCCGCATCCCCTCCACAGGGACTTCCTCGATCCTGGTGCGGCCAGCGGTGGGCAGGGCCCAGCGCTCCCGGGCGGTTTCAGCGGCGAGTCGCGCTTGCCGCTCCCCTGGCGGCCCCCATCCCAGAAGGGCAGCTGCCTGGACGGGGGAGACGAGCAGGCGGGCGAAGGGGTGGCCGGTGGCAGGGTCGACGGCCGCCGGCCCGATGGCGGTGACCCGGGCGGCCAGGCGGAGCCGGGCGTTGGGCCCCACTCCGCCGTAGACCTCGCCGGTCTCGTCCAGCACCCATCCCAGTCGCACCGGGTCGGTCAGAGTCAGCTGCGCTTCCTCGGCGGCTTCGCGGTGGAGGGTGTCCTCGGGCGTCGTGTCGGTCTTCTCCACGGTTCCGCCGGGCAGCATTGGCAGCGCGCCCCGGGGACCGGGGTCGGAGACGAGGACGACCCGGCCGTCGGGGACGAAGCACCACGCCCAGGCTTGCTGCACGGGGAGCCGCTCGGGGACAGCGGCACGGTTGAGAGGGCTGTCCCACAGGGGCCGGTGGCAGACGTGGACGTCATGGCGATCCAGCGCCGGGACGTCGAGGATGTGCCGGCCGTCGGCGAGGTGGGCGGTGGCGGTGTTCCCGAGCCGGGCACGGTAGGCAGCGAGCATGATCTGCCCGTCGACAGGGCGCAGCCGTTGCACCGCGTCCCGGGTCTCGAAGAAGGCGAACTCGGACAGCTCCTCGCGCGGCAGGCGGATCGCCTCCACCTGGTCGGGGGTGAGGGATCCGCCGTCGAAGACGTATCGGATCTCTCCGGGACAGGGCATGCCGGGCTGGCTGTCGGGGTGGTGCGGCGAGAGGGAGTGGACGGCGAGCACGCCCGACAGGGGCAGGTCCGGCAGGCCCAGTTCCTCGGTGATCTCGCGCCGGCAGGCGACGTGCGGGTGTTCGCCGCGTTCGACGACTCCTCCGGGCAGCAGCCACCGGTCGTCCTCGCGGTAGGTGGGGTGAACGAGCAGGACGCGGCCGACCTGGTCAGTGACGAGCGCGGCGGCGCCGGCCCACACTGCGTGCCGGGACGCGGCGTGCTGCCCTGCGGACAGGGTGGCACGCGGTGCACCGTGATCCGAAGGTGAGAGGGGAGAGGTCACGAGACTCTGCCTTTCAGAACGGTGGGCGGACGTGTATGCGGCGCGGCCGGGGAGTGGTGATCAGGGTGTGCCGCCGCTCATCCGGCGCTGCAGCTCCCACAAGGACTGGAAGAGCCCCGGCTCCTGGGTGAGCTGGTCGTAGGTGCCCTCCTGGACGATCCGTCCCTCGTCCAGGACCACGATCCGGTCGGCGACGGCCACATTGGTGAGCCGGTGCGTGATCAGCAGAATGGCGCGGTCCTTGGCCAGTTCGCGCAGCCCGGAGAAGATTCGGTGCTCCGCCCGTGCGTCGAGGGCGGCCGTGGGTTCGTCCATCACCAACAGCGCCGCCTGCCGGTGGAACGCGCGGGTGAGGACGAGGCGCTGCCACTGTCCGCCGGAGAGTTGCTGGCCGCCGAACCACTCGCTGGTCAGGAGGGTGTTCAGGCCGGAGCGGAGGTTGGGCAGCATCTCCGCGGCGCCGGAAGCCTCGCATGCGGCGAGCAGCGCCGCGTCGCTGGTGTCGCCCTGTCCGAAGGTGATGTTGTCGCGCATGGTCAGCGGCAGATACGTGAACTTCTGCGGCACTAGAGCGACGTGCTCCCACGACCTCCACGGGTCTAGGTCCGCCGTGGAAGCGTGATCCCAGGCCACGTCACCCTCGGTGGGCAGCAACAGTCCGCACAGCAGGCGGGAGAGGGTCGTCTTGCCGGAGCCGTTCTCTCCGACCAGCGCCACGATCTCGCCGCGGCGCACGTGGAGGGAGACGCCGCTCAGGCTGTCCTTCGGGGCGCCGTCGTAGCGGTAGGTGACGTCGCGGACCTCGAAACGTTCCGGGGCTGCGGTCAGGGACGCGGTGCCGCGGGAGTCGGTCATCGCCTGGCCGTGGGCGTTGTCGAGGAAGTTCTGCCAGTCCTGGACGTACCAGCCGGTGCGCACCAGGCGGGCCCCGCCGTTGATGATGCCGCGCACTGAGCCGGTGGCCGTCTGGAGGGCGAAGACTGCGCCGCCTCCGGCCGCCAGGCTCATGCGGCCGGAGGCCAGGAGCCACAGCAGTGCTGCCCACACGGCGGTCGAGGCGATCCCGCCCGCGACGGCTCCGGCCAGTCCCATCCAGGCGCCGGTGTTGGCGGCCTTGCGTTCGGCCGCGTTGACCGAGGCGGCCAGCTTCCGATACCGGCCGATCAGGAAGGGGCCGGCCAGGCAGGCTCGCATCTCCTCGCTGGACTCCATGTAGGCCATGTGCCATCGCAGTTTGCCCAGCATCCGGCGCCGCCCGGAGGTCTCCAGGCTGGCGAGGTAGATCACGCGGGCGGACCGGACGTAGGCGGCGGCCTGCGGCAGGCATGCGAGGAAGAGGAGGGGGAGGAGCAGCGGGTGCAAGACGGTCAGGACGGCTGCGCCGGCCGCGAGCGTCGCGGTCGCCGCGAGGACGTCCTGTGCTTCTTCCACGAGGTCGGGGGTGACCTGGGCGCCGCGGTCGGCGATGTCGTAGGCGTCGTTGTAACCGGGCTTGTTGTTGGCGGCCAGTTCCGCTCCGAGCGCGGCCTCGACCATCGTCAGCTCCGCTGCCCGGCCGAGCACCGGGCGTAGACGCCCGGTCAGCCAGACGACGGTGATGCCCAGCAGCGCGCGCAGGCCGGTGGTGGCGGCGATGACGCTCAGTTGCGGAGCGGCGCCCCACAGCCGCTCGGTGATGTCGCCCGAGGAGATCAGTGCGGTGATCGTGCCCGTGACGGCCAGGAGGCCGAGGGCCGCGAGGACGCCTGTCCCGATCTGGCACACCAGCAGTCCGATGGTCGCGCCGCGGTCCACCCGCCAGGCCATCTGCACCGAGCGCCGTACGAGCGAGGGTAGACGCCGTGCCATGGTGCGGGAGGTCAGCAGCGACCCTGCCTTGAGCCGTGACTCGTCGCGGTAGAGGTATTCCTCCTCTCGAACATCGGCCCCATGCGGTGAGTCGTCCTGGGAGGTGCCCTTCGATGGTTGTGGCGGCTGATCCTGTGTGATGGCCGAGGTCATCGTTCCCCCTTGGACGGTCGCTGCGGCAGAGTCGTGAGGTCTAACGACATGGCAGCGATATCGAACACACGTCATTCGGTCGTGCTGGGAAGCCCGCTCTTGCCTGCGTGAGGAGACCTAGCGAGCCCGTGATCCCTGGGCTGGCGGGGAGTGGCTCCGGGCCGGAAATGGCCGAAACGCCGACACCGCCCGCGCGACGAGGGCGCTACGGCATGTCATCCCGGGCGGCGCCCCGCCTGGCTCAGAGCGGGCGCGGTCCGCAGCAGTCTTTCCAGCTCTGTCTCGGCGTGGACGACTGCGCCCGTCAGTGCCTCGCGGTGGTGGGTGTGCAGGACGCCGCCCAGTCCCGCAGCCGCGATCACCGCGCTGAGAGCGTCTGCCGAGTCGGCGCTCAGGGCGGATGCGGCGAGGGGATGGTGCAGTACGTCGCGTGCCGCGTAGGCGTCGAGTTGGGCGACGTCGACGAGGGCGTCGAGTATCGGGGCTGCGTGCCGCCCGGTGGAATCCAGTTCCAGGGCAGACAGGCCCGTCCGGGTCTGGAAGGCGGCGGTCGACGGTTCGGGGCGGGCAAGGATCAGGGTGGCTTCGTGCAGGGTGCGGTCGAGGTCGGCTTCGGCGACGGGTGTGTTCGTGGGACGGCAGTGGGCGTGCAGGAGGAGGGCGATGGCTCTCTCCCAGGGCTCCGTTGGCTGGGTGGTGTCGATCAGGTCGCGGGCTTGCTGGTCGAGGCCCTGTTCCATCAGGGCCATGATCTTGATCTGGCGGCCGTCGAGGAGCCGGTTGCCGATGCCGCGGTGCTGGGCCATGGCTTCGGCCGCTTCGGTCCACCGGCCGATGCGGGCGAGGGCGCGGGCGCCGTCCACGAGCAGCGTGACCCACAGCTCCTGGCACACGGTGCGGTGGTCCTCGTCCGTGCCGGTCAGAGTGGACAGGTCGACGGTGCGTCCGTCGATCTCGGTCTTCTCCCGCTGCCGCGCGGCGTGGTTGAGGCGGACGAGCAGGTCGTAGGCGGCCTCACCCTGGCCGTCGCGGGTCAGCAGCCGGGAGAGGTTGACCAGCGGCATCAGCGACATGACCGCGATCGGTCCGCTCAAGCGTCCGGCGTCAGCGAAGACCTGGTGCTGGCGCCAGCACAGGTCGGCGGCCAGGTGAGGCAGGCCGACGTCGGAGGCGATGAGCGCGGCGTAGTTGAGGACCCCGCAGGCGCGGGCCACCAGGTCGTGGTGGCTCGCACCTGCGGGCACGACGGTCAGCCCGGTGAGGTGGTTGATGCGCTCCTCCAAGGGGAGCGCGGGCGCCTTGGTGCGGCGGACCAGAGGGATGCGGCTGGCTATCGCGGGAAGCATCGGCTCAGCCCGTGCGCTCCCAGTCGACAACGAGTCGGCTGTACGGCTTGTCGACGACAAAGCGCGGATCATCGGCCGTGAGCCGGTCGCGGCAGTCGGCGACTGCCATCCGGAAGCCCGGCTCCGGGGCGTCGTTGCCACCGCTCGCGTCCCAGGCGCGGATCTCGTTCACGACACGCTCGGCGAGGTCGGCGCCGCCCTCACCGTGGCCGATCACCCCGACCTCCCAGTACCGGCCCTTCTCATCCTCACCCTCACGGACGGTCAGGTATGCGAGCGACCCGGCGTCGAGGGCAGCCATGGAGCCCCACCCGAAGTGCGGGGTAAAGCCGGGGCGGGCACCGGGCATGCGGGACAGGCCGTTGGGCAGCACGCAGGCCAGGTACAGGTACAGCCACTCCCACGGGGAGCCCTGCCGGAACTTCACCCCGGTGTAGGTCTTGGTCTGCTGCTGGTCGAGGACGGAGCGGAGCGCGTCGCGGTCGACGTCCTGCTCGCTGAATGTCTCCAGGCGCACGTTGCCCTCGCCGGCCATCGGTACGAGGGTGTACACGTCATCGCAGATGCCCTTGCGCAGCGGGATGAAGGTGCACATCTCGCAGGAGACGGTCTTCCACGTCTCGCCGTCGCGTTCGAAAGCGAAGGAGCGGGAGATGCTGCCGCGGATGCGCATCGGCAGGACCAGGCGTCCGCCGGGGGCGAGCTGGTCGAGGATCTTCACGGGGACGTCGCCGGCGCCGACGGTGAAGATGATCCGGTCGTAGGGGGCGTGCTCGGGCAGCCCGGCCGCGCCGTCGGCCATCACCGCGGTGGTGTTGTCGATCCCGGCCTGGGAGAGGTTCTTGTTCGCGCCGGCGACGAGGTCCTGGTCGACGTCGAGGGTCCACACCTGTCCGCCGGGCGAGACGATCTTGCCGAGGAGGGCGGCGTTGTA includes:
- a CDS encoding NUDIX domain-containing protein, yielding MPLSHDHIRTTVETYLARHPHERPQLGGLLEALKRPTSIASRSTFSGHVTCGAIVVDQLGRVLHVLHLASGKVLPPGGHAEPEDESLAGTALRELHEETGISAQAVAPWPGYETVPFDIDIHDIDARPSKGEPGHQHFDLRFLFRLHTATEVPVVLQEEEVGGIEWRPVDRVYSSSLREKLLKLTPGVEPETANASALIYNDRGEYLLHLRDYFPGQIWEPGMWSLLGGGREPQDATLEHTVRRELDEEAGLHIADLTPFGIEEATDDVGATVPIAIYAGRWNGDPRELHLTEGVMLAWFAPDDLHRLRIAPTTSALVRRHAASRPAGASCTASQTGTASDDERGPASPHGTVLNVIGVHLYLERPDGTVLLGLRHPDSAFAPSTWHVLAGHCEQESAITCLIREAREEAGLQIEPQDVELVHVVHHIDNAGDQPRMGLFFRARTWTGEPELREPDKCTQWTFWDPAALPEDLVPYTRVVIEGIRAGRLCSETGWA
- a CDS encoding NUDIX hydrolase; amino-acid sequence: MTSPLSPSDHGAPRATLSAGQHAASRHAVWAGAAALVTDQVGRVLLVHPTYREDDRWLLPGGVVERGEHPHVACRREITEELGLPDLPLSGVLAVHSLSPHHPDSQPGMPCPGEIRYVFDGGSLTPDQVEAIRLPREELSEFAFFETRDAVQRLRPVDGQIMLAAYRARLGNTATAHLADGRHILDVPALDRHDVHVCHRPLWDSPLNRAAVPERLPVQQAWAWCFVPDGRVVLVSDPGPRGALPMLPGGTVEKTDTTPEDTLHREAAEEAQLTLTDPVRLGWVLDETGEVYGGVGPNARLRLAARVTAIGPAAVDPATGHPFARLLVSPVQAAALLGWGPPGERQARLAAETARERWALPTAGRTRIEEVPVEGMRLS
- a CDS encoding ATP-binding cassette domain-containing protein, translated to MTSAITQDQPPQPSKGTSQDDSPHGADVREEEYLYRDESRLKAGSLLTSRTMARRLPSLVRRSVQMAWRVDRGATIGLLVCQIGTGVLAALGLLAVTGTITALISSGDITERLWGAAPQLSVIAATTGLRALLGITVVWLTGRLRPVLGRAAELTMVEAALGAELAANNKPGYNDAYDIADRGAQVTPDLVEEAQDVLAATATLAAGAAVLTVLHPLLLPLLFLACLPQAAAYVRSARVIYLASLETSGRRRMLGKLRWHMAYMESSEEMRACLAGPFLIGRYRKLAASVNAAERKAANTGAWMGLAGAVAGGIASTAVWAALLWLLASGRMSLAAGGGAVFALQTATGSVRGIINGGARLVRTGWYVQDWQNFLDNAHGQAMTDSRGTASLTAAPERFEVRDVTYRYDGAPKDSLSGVSLHVRRGEIVALVGENGSGKTTLSRLLCGLLLPTEGDVAWDHASTADLDPWRSWEHVALVPQKFTYLPLTMRDNITFGQGDTSDAALLAACEASGAAEMLPNLRSGLNTLLTSEWFGGQQLSGGQWQRLVLTRAFHRQAALLVMDEPTAALDARAEHRIFSGLRELAKDRAILLITHRLTNVAVADRIVVLDEGRIVQEGTYDQLTQEPGLFQSLWELQRRMSGGTP